From Marinobacterium sp. LSUCC0821, a single genomic window includes:
- a CDS encoding OmpA family protein, whose translation MKKLALTAGIILSITSGAAMAHGEFTGYLLSATDGSLVRDGNGNCIKTPNSTIGFDATECTGQMAAAPAAPAEPKEVTRPVFKKFALYFDFNSSEVGGLANIVDYIKSLSYLEGVKLVGHADPIGSDEYNQALSLKRAQNTAAALKEAGVTDWKLGVDAQGEKAPMANCTGKGAQLIACLRPDRRVDVEVTGEITEKQM comes from the coding sequence ATGAAAAAACTCGCACTCACTGCTGGCATCATCCTTTCAATCACTAGCGGTGCGGCTATGGCGCACGGCGAATTTACTGGCTACCTGCTATCAGCAACTGACGGTTCGCTTGTTCGTGATGGAAATGGCAACTGCATCAAAACACCAAACTCAACAATTGGCTTCGATGCAACCGAATGTACTGGACAAATGGCTGCTGCCCCAGCGGCACCGGCTGAACCTAAAGAGGTTACCCGCCCAGTATTTAAGAAATTCGCCCTCTACTTCGACTTCAACAGCTCTGAAGTTGGCGGCCTAGCTAACATCGTTGACTACATCAAATCACTCTCTTACCTAGAGGGCGTTAAACTTGTAGGCCACGCTGACCCAATCGGTTCAGACGAGTACAACCAAGCCCTATCGCTTAAACGTGCTCAGAACACAGCTGCTGCTCTTAAAGAAGCTGGCGTGACTGACTGGAAACTGGGTGTAGATGCCCAGGGCGAAAAAGCACCGATGGCTAACTGTACTGGCAAAGGCGCTCAGTTGATCGCCTGCCTTCGTCCAGACCGCCGTGTAGATGTTGAAGTTACAGGTGAAATCACCGAAAAGCAGATGTAA
- a CDS encoding septation protein A: MKILLDFLPVIVFFAVYKFTGDILTATAVLIPATILQMAYSWKTQGKIEMMQIVTLVLVVLLGGATLAFQDKAFIQWKPTIVNWLFAVGFLATQFIGNKTVVERLMGGSVELPKAIWSRLNAVWVLFFIIVGFVNLYVAYNFSEEIWVDFKLFGMLGLTLVFIIVQGIYIARHAKEIESTNTK, encoded by the coding sequence ATGAAGATATTACTCGATTTTCTCCCAGTTATCGTTTTTTTCGCGGTTTATAAGTTTACCGGGGATATTTTGACTGCAACTGCGGTACTCATTCCAGCCACGATCCTGCAGATGGCTTACTCGTGGAAAACTCAGGGTAAGATCGAAATGATGCAGATCGTCACCCTTGTGCTGGTTGTTCTGCTTGGGGGCGCAACGCTCGCCTTCCAAGACAAAGCCTTTATCCAATGGAAGCCGACCATTGTGAATTGGCTCTTCGCAGTGGGTTTCCTAGCAACGCAATTCATAGGCAACAAAACCGTTGTAGAGCGTTTGATGGGCGGATCAGTCGAGTTACCAAAAGCGATCTGGAGTCGCCTAAACGCCGTCTGGGTACTCTTCTTTATTATTGTTGGCTTCGTGAATCTCTATGTTGCGTACAACTTCAGTGAAGAGATTTGGGTAGACTTCAAACTGTTCGGTATGTTGGGACTGACTTTAGTATTTATCATCGTTCAAGGGATCTACATTGCGCGCCATGCCAAAGAGATCGAATCAACCAACACTAAGTGA
- a CDS encoding LysR family transcriptional regulator, whose product MISLEHWQALIAVADSETFAKAAEAIDKSQSTLSYAVKQIENSTGLKLFTTQGRRAVLTIEGEQLVVHARELVARANRIETLATQFALGAEAKIKLCIEAIYPSQIILEALNRFSTLQPQTKIDYQRSVLSGSEQALLERSADIVIGGRIPPGFMGESLGRFRFIAAAAPSHPLHQLDAPISLEMLEEHRQLVVRDTGIRNIDAGWLGANQRWTLDSPDLSIEAAIQGLGFAWYAEALIAPHLQSGALKPLNLLEGNERFAELYIILTHGETSTPGVKELARLIKTVQSERC is encoded by the coding sequence ATGATTTCTCTCGAACACTGGCAGGCGCTCATAGCGGTCGCCGATAGCGAAACCTTTGCCAAGGCAGCAGAAGCGATTGATAAGAGCCAATCGACGCTGAGCTATGCGGTAAAGCAGATCGAGAACAGCACCGGTCTGAAACTTTTCACGACGCAGGGTCGGCGTGCAGTTTTAACCATTGAGGGCGAACAGCTTGTCGTTCACGCCAGAGAACTCGTCGCTCGCGCCAACCGAATCGAAACTCTAGCGACTCAATTCGCCCTGGGTGCCGAAGCAAAAATCAAACTATGCATTGAAGCGATCTATCCAAGCCAGATCATTTTGGAAGCACTAAACCGCTTCTCTACTCTACAGCCTCAAACTAAGATCGATTATCAACGTTCAGTGTTAAGCGGCTCTGAGCAAGCACTACTTGAACGTAGTGCGGACATAGTGATTGGCGGCAGAATTCCTCCAGGCTTCATGGGAGAGAGTCTTGGGCGTTTTAGATTTATCGCCGCGGCCGCACCCTCTCACCCTTTGCATCAGCTCGACGCACCCATCAGCTTAGAGATGCTTGAGGAGCATCGCCAGCTAGTAGTAAGAGATACCGGCATTCGAAATATCGATGCAGGCTGGCTTGGAGCTAATCAGCGTTGGACACTCGACTCCCCTGACCTATCGATAGAGGCCGCTATTCAGGGGCTTGGATTTGCTTGGTATGCAGAGGCTTTGATTGCGCCACATCTTCAAAGCGGTGCACTAAAGCCACTAAATTTACTGGAGGGTAACGAGCGATTTGCCGAGCTTTATATCATCCTGACACATGGTGAAACATCAACACCCGGCGTTAAAGAGCTGGCCCGCCTGATAAAAACGGTCCAATCAGAGCGCTGCTAG
- a CDS encoding DsrE family protein codes for MLKHLAIALFTLLPSLVFAGNYEPQKVVYHINYGDESRIGHTFSNMANHVNELGEENVDIKAVVHGEAIEYFMSAVEDPAKQGAIDTLKFMGVDFVICGNSLTGYKITYKDLYDVEQDDVVKAGLPEIVRLQQQGYIYVRP; via the coding sequence ATGCTAAAACATCTTGCGATTGCACTGTTCACACTTCTCCCAAGCCTCGTCTTTGCGGGCAACTACGAACCACAAAAAGTGGTTTACCACATCAACTATGGTGATGAATCACGTATCGGCCATACCTTTTCAAACATGGCGAACCATGTAAATGAACTGGGCGAAGAGAATGTTGATATCAAGGCAGTCGTTCACGGAGAGGCGATCGAATACTTTATGTCAGCTGTCGAAGACCCAGCTAAACAAGGAGCTATCGATACCTTGAAGTTTATGGGGGTCGACTTCGTTATCTGTGGTAACTCTCTCACCGGTTACAAAATCACCTATAAAGATCTCTACGATGTAGAACAAGATGATGTTGTTAAAGCGGGACTACCGGAGATTGTCAGACTTCAACAGCAGGGCTACATTTACGTAAGGCCGTAA
- a CDS encoding L-threonylcarbamoyladenylate synthase, protein MSQFFQIHPDNPQQRLVQQAVDILNKGGVIIYPTDSAYALGCHLGDKSAMERIQRIRRLDDKHNFTLVCRDLSEIGTYAKLGNSMFRFIKSHTPGAYTFILNATTEVPRRLMHPKRRTIGIRIPDNKIALAIAEALGEPIMSTTLIMPGEDLPMTDPYDIRDLLEHAVDLVIDGGYCGMEATTVVDLTDDEVVVVREGAGSTATF, encoded by the coding sequence ATGAGTCAATTTTTTCAGATCCATCCAGATAATCCACAGCAGCGTTTAGTTCAGCAGGCCGTTGATATCCTTAACAAAGGCGGGGTAATTATCTACCCAACAGATTCAGCGTATGCGCTCGGATGCCACTTAGGGGATAAATCGGCGATGGAGCGTATCCAGCGTATTCGTCGATTGGACGATAAACACAACTTTACTCTTGTCTGTCGAGATCTTTCGGAGATTGGTACCTATGCAAAATTGGGTAACAGTATGTTTCGATTTATTAAGTCACATACACCCGGTGCATACACATTTATTCTGAATGCAACGACGGAAGTGCCGCGCCGATTGATGCATCCAAAACGACGCACAATCGGCATTCGTATTCCTGATAATAAGATTGCATTAGCGATCGCCGAGGCTCTGGGTGAGCCGATCATGAGCACCACTCTGATCATGCCAGGCGAAGATCTGCCTATGACGGACCCCTATGATATTCGTGATCTTTTAGAACATGCCGTCGATCTTGTTATTGATGGAGGTTACTGCGGTATGGAAGCGACTACAGTGGTTGATCTCACTGATGATGAAGTCGTCGTTGTCCGTGAAGGTGCAGGTTCTACTGCCACTTTCTAG
- a CDS encoding YciI family protein gives MFYAIISEDVPNSLEKRLAARPAHLARLQTLANEGRLLVAGPHPAIDSEDPGEAGFSGSLVIAEFASLAEAQNWADQDPYIEAGVYADVKVKPYKKVLP, from the coding sequence ATGTTCTACGCAATCATCTCTGAAGACGTTCCAAACTCTCTTGAGAAACGTTTAGCAGCCCGACCTGCTCACCTCGCTCGCCTACAGACGCTAGCGAACGAAGGGCGACTTCTTGTGGCTGGCCCACACCCTGCAATTGATAGCGAAGATCCAGGTGAAGCGGGATTCTCAGGAAGTCTCGTTATTGCAGAATTTGCATCACTTGCTGAAGCGCAAAACTGGGCAGACCAAGACCCATACATCGAAGCGGGTGTCTACGCTGATGTAAAAGTAAAACCGTACAAAAAAGTGCTGCCATAA
- the rmuC gene encoding DNA recombination protein RmuC, translated as MELLVALGFVLVIVAVSVAWQRAAVARAVAEQRESLVRLEAQLDSSHQQLQRAEAELQSDRESLQQLRAQNAQLSEARARIESEVAEKERSFAVQLKQLEESKATLKREFEALAQEILEAKGKSFQEQSQQRLDALLKPMATELKGFKERIESIHQFDNEQRTKLTTELQHLKDLNVKITTEAERLSSALQGQKKMQGNWGELMLENVLDSSGLRRDKDYKREVSIDTEEGRMRPDVVVYLPQSKHLVIDAKTSLAAYTRYVNAEDPTERAQALKEHADAMQARIKELADKRYYKLNGLNSPEVVVMFVPIESAYVEALKFNETLFQEAIEKQVLVATPTTLLTALNIVRQLWRFEDQSKHSAQLADRAEKVYTKLSSFLVSMQDVGRKLDSARTSYDKALGQLYSGKGNLIKQAAEFKELGVSVQKELPEDLVERASLELELPTLREIESDENRSGEYSSDS; from the coding sequence GTGGAGTTATTAGTTGCGCTCGGTTTTGTTCTTGTCATTGTTGCAGTCAGTGTTGCTTGGCAACGTGCCGCTGTTGCTCGTGCGGTGGCTGAGCAGCGTGAGAGTTTGGTGCGTTTAGAGGCGCAGCTAGACTCCTCGCATCAACAGCTACAGAGAGCAGAAGCAGAGCTGCAGAGTGATCGTGAATCACTTCAGCAGTTGAGAGCACAAAATGCCCAACTCAGTGAGGCGCGTGCTCGAATTGAGTCTGAGGTGGCAGAGAAGGAGCGAAGCTTTGCTGTGCAGCTTAAACAGTTGGAAGAGAGTAAAGCGACCTTAAAACGTGAGTTTGAAGCCCTGGCGCAAGAGATACTGGAAGCTAAGGGTAAAAGCTTTCAAGAGCAGAGCCAGCAGCGTCTTGATGCTTTGCTAAAGCCTATGGCAACCGAACTTAAGGGCTTTAAAGAGCGTATCGAGTCTATTCATCAGTTTGATAACGAACAGAGAACCAAGCTGACCACCGAGCTGCAGCACCTTAAGGATTTGAACGTAAAAATCACTACTGAGGCTGAACGTCTAAGTTCTGCACTGCAAGGGCAGAAGAAGATGCAGGGTAACTGGGGTGAGTTGATGCTTGAGAATGTTCTCGATTCCAGTGGCCTGCGTCGTGATAAGGACTATAAACGTGAGGTGAGTATCGATACCGAAGAGGGGCGTATGCGTCCTGATGTGGTCGTCTACTTGCCGCAGAGTAAGCATCTGGTCATTGATGCAAAAACTTCACTTGCCGCCTACACACGCTACGTGAATGCAGAGGATCCAACAGAGCGAGCACAAGCTCTTAAAGAACATGCTGATGCGATGCAGGCGCGCATCAAAGAGTTAGCTGATAAACGCTACTACAAACTTAATGGCCTTAATTCGCCAGAAGTAGTGGTGATGTTTGTGCCGATAGAGTCAGCTTATGTGGAGGCGCTGAAGTTTAACGAGACGCTCTTCCAAGAGGCGATCGAGAAGCAGGTGCTAGTTGCAACTCCGACGACGCTGCTAACCGCTCTAAATATTGTCCGTCAGTTATGGCGCTTTGAGGACCAAAGTAAGCACAGTGCTCAGTTAGCTGACCGTGCCGAAAAGGTCTACACCAAACTAAGCTCCTTCTTGGTGAGTATGCAGGATGTGGGTCGCAAACTTGATAGCGCACGTACCAGCTATGATAAGGCGCTAGGTCAGCTCTACTCGGGTAAGGGTAACTTGATTAAACAAGCAGCCGAGTTCAAAGAGTTGGGTGTCTCTGTGCAGAAGGAGCTGCCTGAAGATCTCGTAGAGAGAGCCTCACTCGAACTGGAGCTGCCAACGCTGCGTGAAATTGAGAGTGACGAAAATCGCAGTGGCGAATATAGTAGCGATAGCTAG
- a CDS encoding Gfo/Idh/MocA family oxidoreductase gives MSIKTAIIGYGFAAKTFQEPFLRHLDEFELVAASGSSASEAKLHWPTMTSFKDAQLMIAEVEADLFIIATPNDTHFELTKAVLARGASVLLDKPACTSSDEMQALLDIEASSKGSITVFQNRRWDGDFLTLKQLIKQGRLGDIKRFESHFDRARPTPKQRWREQIGAGAGIWFDLGPHLIDQVLQLFGKPEDVQADIRTLRDGAEVDDLFSVQLGYQDKQVTLHSSPFAFGRPLRFDVQGSKGRFVKYALDPQEAQLIAGKAFTIPSWSADEFANYGRLHTESGDERITTELGNYQSLFTQLAKFLKGDGENPVSLASTADQIRIIEAGFESAQQGKRITL, from the coding sequence ATGAGTATCAAAACCGCGATCATCGGCTACGGATTTGCAGCCAAAACGTTTCAAGAACCGTTCCTACGTCATCTCGACGAGTTTGAACTAGTTGCTGCAAGCGGATCATCGGCATCTGAAGCCAAGCTCCATTGGCCCACAATGACCAGCTTCAAAGATGCGCAATTAATGATCGCCGAGGTGGAAGCCGACCTCTTTATCATCGCAACACCCAACGATACTCACTTTGAACTAACCAAAGCTGTGTTAGCCAGAGGTGCCAGCGTTTTGCTCGACAAGCCCGCCTGCACATCCAGCGATGAGATGCAGGCACTGCTTGATATTGAAGCAAGTTCGAAAGGTTCTATCACCGTGTTTCAAAACCGCCGCTGGGATGGTGACTTCCTAACGCTTAAACAGCTTATTAAGCAGGGTCGCCTTGGCGACATTAAACGTTTTGAGAGCCACTTCGATAGAGCCCGCCCAACACCGAAACAGCGCTGGCGCGAGCAGATTGGCGCCGGTGCCGGCATCTGGTTTGATCTTGGACCACACCTCATCGATCAGGTGCTGCAGCTGTTTGGCAAGCCGGAAGATGTCCAAGCCGATATCAGAACCCTGCGCGACGGTGCCGAGGTTGATGATCTCTTCTCAGTTCAACTTGGCTACCAAGATAAGCAGGTTACGCTTCACAGCTCACCCTTCGCTTTTGGCCGTCCACTGAGATTCGATGTGCAAGGGAGTAAAGGACGATTTGTGAAATACGCACTCGATCCTCAAGAGGCGCAGCTTATTGCTGGCAAAGCCTTCACCATCCCAAGCTGGAGCGCTGATGAGTTTGCCAACTACGGTCGGCTGCACACTGAGAGTGGCGACGAGCGCATAACAACCGAGCTAGGCAATTACCAATCGCTATTTACTCAACTGGCTAAATTTCTGAAAGGTGATGGGGAGAATCCTGTCAGCCTTGCTAGTACAGCTGACCAGATCCGGATAATTGAAGCTGGGTTTGAGTCTGCCCAACAGGGCAAACGAATCACCCTGTAA
- a CDS encoding PHP domain-containing protein, with translation MIPAIGEFDLHMHSHFSDGTLAPSDLVQRVAKAGVKVMALTDHDTIAGLSEARAEADRQGIALVSGVELTCDWNGRMIHLVGLGFDENHPAFPAYMQHLIDLRYKRAEKIAERLEKKGVAKEILETAKRFAGEGQIGRPHFAQALIELGKVTSMQEAFDNYLGQGCPGDVKAEWPTLEQGVQLIKAAGGMAILAHPTKYNMTFTKLRELMSDLLDAGGDGLEVAYPGVTPGHQHELLKLATRSECWVSAGSDFHSPDQRWTSLGRYPLFDAERVVVERLCA, from the coding sequence ATGATTCCAGCAATCGGTGAGTTTGATCTTCACATGCATAGCCACTTTTCGGATGGCACGCTTGCGCCTTCAGATCTGGTGCAACGTGTCGCGAAGGCGGGCGTTAAAGTGATGGCACTGACTGATCACGACACTATTGCCGGTTTGTCAGAGGCGCGTGCAGAAGCTGATCGACAGGGAATCGCTTTAGTGTCTGGTGTTGAGCTGACCTGTGATTGGAATGGTCGAATGATCCATCTTGTGGGTCTCGGTTTTGATGAGAACCACCCTGCATTTCCTGCATACATGCAGCACCTGATTGATCTTCGTTACAAGCGTGCTGAGAAAATTGCTGAGCGTCTTGAGAAGAAAGGGGTCGCAAAAGAGATTCTTGAGACAGCTAAACGGTTTGCAGGGGAGGGGCAGATTGGTCGTCCCCACTTTGCGCAAGCACTCATAGAGTTGGGTAAAGTGACCTCTATGCAGGAGGCTTTTGACAATTACCTGGGGCAGGGTTGTCCCGGGGATGTTAAGGCTGAGTGGCCAACTCTCGAACAAGGAGTGCAGTTAATTAAAGCTGCTGGCGGTATGGCGATTCTTGCCCACCCCACGAAGTACAATATGACCTTTACCAAGCTCCGTGAATTGATGAGTGATCTGTTAGATGCTGGCGGTGATGGTTTAGAGGTGGCCTATCCGGGTGTTACACCAGGTCATCAGCATGAGTTACTCAAGCTTGCGACTCGCTCTGAGTGTTGGGTCTCTGCTGGAAGTGATTTCCACTCACCGGATCAGCGCTGGACATCGCTGGGTCGTTATCCACTATTTGATGCAGAACGCGTTGTTGTTGAGCGCCTGTGCGCTTAG